The following proteins come from a genomic window of Pyxidicoccus sp. MSG2:
- a CDS encoding SlyX family protein has translation MDEKRIAELELRYMQQQDLLQELSDVLYDQQKVISALKAEVEVLKQKLAGDPGLVDARQQERPPHY, from the coding sequence ATGGACGAGAAGCGCATTGCCGAGCTGGAGCTTCGCTACATGCAGCAGCAGGACCTGCTGCAGGAGCTGAGCGACGTGCTGTACGACCAGCAGAAGGTCATCTCCGCGCTGAAGGCGGAGGTGGAGGTGCTCAAGCAGAAGCTGGCGGGAGACCCCGGGCTGGTGGACGCCCGGCAGCAGGAGCGTCCACCGCACTACTGA